A stretch of the Lolium perenne isolate Kyuss_39 chromosome 3, Kyuss_2.0, whole genome shotgun sequence genome encodes the following:
- the LOC127325837 gene encoding uncharacterized protein isoform X2, whose translation MGMEVFTVGDAPASRRETAADPPYPVADWITAVFVNGALFWVIENRGLDPNPHSLLRFSLDDETFSVTRLPDSLDPALEESFMLDEMHGELCLTAFNSSKPAKQQPLKIWTLVEEDGRWEHRYSLTISGLVHPVALLPGRGVMIVQRSQYICRYDLRTHELDTVCELDRLRYERTGTLQAARRKIFYFNVIPYTESLVRITAAA comes from the coding sequence ATGGGGATGGAGGTGTTCACCGTCGGTGATGCTCCGGCTTCCAGGAGGGAAACCGCGGCTGATCCGCCGTACCCTGTCGCGGATTGGATCACCGCTGTGTTCGTCAACGGCGCCCTATTCTGGGTCATTGAGAACCGTGGTCTTGATCCGAACCCGCACAGCCTCCTCCGCTTCAGCCTGGACGACGAGACCTTCAGCGTCACGCGCCTGCCTGACTCGCTGGACCCTGCGTTGGAGGAGTCCTTCATGCTGGATGAGATGCACGGTGAGCTATGCCTGACCGCCTTCAACAGCAGCAAGCCGGCCAAGCAGCAGCCCCTCAAGATCTGGACGCTGGTGGAAGAAGACGGGCGATGGGAGCACCGCTACTCCCTCACCATTTCGGGGCTGGTGCACCCGGTGGCTCTTCTCCCGGGCCGTGGCGTGATGATTGTACAGCGGTCGCAGTACATCTGCCGCTACGATCTGCGGACGCATGAGCTGGACACCGTGTGCGAGCTGGATCGCCTGAGATACGAGAGAACGGGCACCTTACAGGCTGCTAGGCGGAAAATCTTTTACTTTAATGTAATACCTTACACTGAGAGCCTGGTCCGAATTACTGCTGCTGCTTAG
- the LOC127325837 gene encoding putative F-box protein At1g50870 isoform X1, translated as MRKTTKAPHAAELLDELVFEILLRLPVKSLLQFKSVSKVWHAIISDPFFIRVHLQQSASRWRQDPSLLVTPHALNYVIEDEAWPTTFSNKIRFYQWQQPSSEEEPEESKLVMHGGDFLGYFNSVCCFQHCDGLVVAHTNTNVYLFNTATRDAMTLPHSDRNKMHRYAVCLPVGFGLDPCTGTRWFRPSTAPGILGLVSTPWGWRCSPSVMLRLPGGKPRLIRRTLSRIGSPLCSSTAPYSGSLRTVVLIRTRTASSASAWTTRPSASRACLTRWTLRWRSPSCWMRCTVSYA; from the coding sequence ATGAGGAAGACAACAAAGGCACCTCATGCGGCTGAGCTGCTCGACGAGCTTGTTTTCGAGATCCTCCTCCGGCTGCCCGTCAAGTCCCTCCTGCAGTTCAAGTCCGTGAGCAAGGTGTGGCATGCAATCATCTCCGACCCCTTCTTCATCCGCGTGCACCTCCAGCAATCTGCCTCCAGATGGAGGCAGGACCCTTCACTGCTTGTCACCCCTCACGCTTTGAACTACGTCATTGAGGACGAAGCTTGGCCGACAACCTTCTCCAACAAGATCCGCTTCTACCAGTGGCAACAGCCCTCCTCCGAGGAGGAGCCTGAAGAGTCGAAGCTCGTCATGCATGGTGGCGACTTCCTCGGCTATTTCAACTCTGTGTGCTGCTTCCAACACTGCGACGGCCTGGTGGTCGCCCACACCAACACCAATGTCTATCTCTTCAACACGGCGACCAGGGACGCCATGACACTGCCGCACAGCGACCGCAACAAGATGCACCGGTACGCGGTCTGCCTTCCTGTAGGGTTCGGCTTGGACCCTTGCACCGGCACAAGGTGGTTCAGGCCTTCTACCGCTCCAGGAATCCTCGGACTGGTATCTACGCCATGGGGATGGAGGTGTTCACCGTCGGTGATGCTCCGGCTTCCAGGAGGGAAACCGCGGCTGATCCGCCGTACCCTGTCGCGGATTGGATCACCGCTGTGTTCGTCAACGGCGCCCTATTCTGGGTCATTGAGAACCGTGGTCTTGATCCGAACCCGCACAGCCTCCTCCGCTTCAGCCTGGACGACGAGACCTTCAGCGTCACGCGCCTGCCTGACTCGCTGGACCCTGCGTTGGAGGAGTCCTTCATGCTGGATGAGATGCACGGTGAGCTATGCCTGA
- the LOC127325802 gene encoding SNF2 domain-containing protein ENL1 has protein sequence MSGHHHSGGDARTSDGTLVAGDGTLLVVDCIDGLTLLTRERIREVLAMGFTPLLMLTNIHRCFLEKLDGEEAYQKFCTIINDVNAFIKLYSTHRLKDVEVSPREGTVVFYADSWGFSIPKFAEIYESKFGLDHDKVKNRLWGDNYYDPSTKIWTPTPTTTASCKRGFLLYVYDPIRKVLSRCLRDEKDKLQSMIQKLGGKTMDMRDLQGEGLFDLFMRSWLPTSNILREDPSYFNAEGSCWRSEDVNAVTKSYDKGHVALEEDKPANFCLMPKGSAKGLFTLPPEVLERLAPYQIRAVRWLWDLQCKSMGGILADDMGMGKTRTVCSFLRGLLSCSLIERAIIVAPKSVLSQWVAELKNVGLVEEIHMYRTPVSEGESLNSVIKRGGVLLTTYEVFRSKHKIIACEETKVIKWNYIFLDEGHRIKNDKTQTSQAFRALNCHNKIVITGTPFQNNLKELYVLVNFCCPNLLGNEQEFVEKFVEPIEKAKFSDSQLSHKRLAMSASEELKNILKPCMLRRTKRLLQAMGLLGSKHEMTVWLEMTTVQIDLYKALLTEIRLGNSKGASLAEASVAKNICNHPFILRKLASGDAKASFESQGLANNYKKQLLKLVPFPDVLIGSSCKLRFILYLVNNLLAEHHKILVFSQSVPMLQLVEQALLTFMDESKIIRMDGSTTQPERDEKIKSFQANIENPDEISPEDVPDVFLMTTSVGGMGLNLTAGSRVIIVDPAQNPSMDNQSVDRAFRLGQKKDVIVYRLITAGTIEEHTYRRQVIKGEISTSVTEKEQCARALEKETGKVLSLPKGGFAKSWTHQELLESYQTRFDESILEHLEFIMRETVVVGLNNHGSLFSVEECLPLPCDDDSPVKLARRFRKKFASDTVIGGEKYAYHVKDPKWGVQNKMLAAAAGRYRKLLPQKLYGPEKSGGSSRPEAGGWRARGGMNPGATLGDDPPKEPDAATGPG, from the exons ATGTCTGGGCACCACCATTCTGGAGGGGATGCTCGCACCAGTGATGGTACTTTGGTGGCGGGAGATGGTACTTTGCTGGTGGTTGACTGTATTGACGGTTTGACCTTGCTGACAAGAGAGAGGATCCGGGAAGTGCTGGCTATGGGGTTCACACCTCTCCTCATGCTGACTAACATCCACAGATGTTTCCTCGAGAAATTGGATGGTGAGGAAGCCTATCAGAAGTTCTGCACTATCATCAACGATGTAAATGCTTTTATCAAGCTCTACAGCACCCATCGCCTCAAAGATGTTGAAGTCAGTCCCAGGGAAGGCACAGTTGTTTTCTATGCTGACAGTTGGGGCTTCTCAATCCCAAAGTTCGCAGAGATATATGAGTCAAAGTTTGGGTTGGACCATGACAAGGTAAAGAACAGGCTCTGGGGGGATAACTACTACGATCCCTCAACGAAGATATGGACGCCTACTCCTACTACTACTGCCTCATGCAAAAGGGGGTTCCTACTCTATGTGTATGACCCAATCAGGAAAGTCTTGAGCCGCTGTCTTCGTGATGAGAAGGACAAATTACAATCGATGATCCAAAAGCTTGGTGGGAAGACGATGGATATGCGGGATTTGCAAGGTGAAGGGTTGTTTGACCTCTTCATGCGGAGCTGGCTTCCCACAAGTAACATCCTCAGGGAG GATCCTTCTTACTTCAATGCTGAAGGTTCTTGCTGGAGAAGTGAAGATGTTAATGCTGTCACTAAAAGCTATGACAAGGGCCATGTG GCGTTGGAGGAAGACAAACCTGCAAATTTTTGTTTGATGCCAAAGGGATCTGCGAAGGGCCTCTTTACCCTACCTCCTGAAGTTCTTGAGCGTTTAGCACCGTACCAAATCAGAGCTGTTCGGTGGCTGTGGGATCTGCAATGTAAATCAATGGGTGGTATACTCGCCGATGATATGGGGATGGGGAAAACACGCACG GTCTGCTCGTTTTTGCGTGGTTTGCTGTCTTGCTCACTTATCGAGAGAGCAATTATTGTAGCCCCGAAGTCTGTTCTAAGTCAGTGGGTAGCTGAGCTTAAAAATGTTGGTCTGGTAGAAGAAATTCACAT GTACCGAACGCCAGTATCTGAGGGAGAATCTCTGAACAGTGTGATCAAA CGAGGGGGTGTACTACTTACAACGTACGAAGTGTTCCGATCCAAACACAAGATTATCGCATGTGAAGAAACAAAGGTGATCAAGTGGAACTATATATTCCTAGACGAAGGGCATAGAATCAAGAATGATAAGACACAAACTTCACAAGCTTTCAGGGCACTAAACtgtcacaacaagatagttatcaCTGGGACACCATTTCAAAATAATCTAAAG GAGCTGTATGTGTTAGTAAACTTCTGCTGCCCCAACTTACTTGGCAATGAGCAAGAGTTTGTTGAAAAGTTTGTGGAGCCTATTGAAAAGGCGAAATTTTCCGATTCCCAGTTGAGTCATAAAAGGCTAGCAATGTCAGCATCAGAG GAGTTAAAAAATATCCTGAAACCTTGCATGCTAAGGAGGACAAAAAGGTTGCTGCAGGCAATGGGCTTGCTTGGTAGTAAGCATGAGATGACGGTCTGGTTAGAAATGACAACCGTCCAG ATCGACCTCTATAAGGCACTATTAACAGAAATTCGCTTGGGAAACTCAAAAGGTGCTTCTTTGGCAGAAGCCTCG GTTGCGAAGAATATCTGCAACCACCCATTTATACTTAGAAAACTTGCATCTGGTGATGCGAAAGCTTCCTTCGAATCTCAAGGTCTTGCAAATAACTACAAGAAGCAGCTACTGAAACTCGTCCCTTTTCCTGACGTTCTCATAGGATCTTCTTGCAAACTCAGGTTTATATTGTATCTAGTG AATAACCTTTTAGCCGAGCACCATAAAATCCTGGTTTTTTCACAATCTGTCCCGATGCTCCAACTCGTAGAG CAAGCTCTTCTGACATTCATGGACGAAAGTAAAATCATACGCATGGATGGCAGTACAACTCAACCTGAGAGAGACGAGAAAATCAAG AGTTTCCAAGCGAATATTGAGAATCCTGATGAGATCTCTCCAGAAGATGTACCGGATGTTTTCTTAATGACAACTTCTGTGGGTGGCATGGGATTAAATCTAACTGCAGGTTCGAGAGTAATCATTGTTGATCCTGCGCAGAACCCAAG TATGGATAACCAGAGTGTGGACAGAGCCTTTAGATTGGGCCAGAAGAAAGATGTGATTGTATACAGATTAATCACTGCGGGTACCATTGAAGAACACACTTACAGACGACAG GTCATAAAGGGTGAAATATCAACTTCAGTTACCGAGAAGGAACAATGTGCACGTGCCCTTGAGAAGGAG ACGGGCAAAGTGCTAAGTCTTCCAAAAGGCGGGTTTGCTAAGTCTTGGACACACCAAGAACTTCTCGAGTCATATCAGACTAGATTTGACGA GAGCATCTTGGAGCATCTGGAGTTCATTATGAGAGAGACGGTTGTGGTAGGTTTAAATAATCATGGATCTCTTTTCTCCGTTGAGGAGTGTTTACCGTTGCCGTGTGATGATGACAG CCCGGTTAAGCTTGCTAGACGCTTTCGCAAAAAGTTCGCATCTGATACCGTTATTGGCGG AGAGAAGTATGCATATCATGTGAAAGACCCAAAGTGGGGCGTCCAAAATAaaatgcttgctgctgctgctggaagATACCGGAAGCTATTGCCACAAAAGTTATACGGACCTGAG AAATCTGGTGGAAGTTCTCGCCCAGAAGCAGGTGGATGGCGTGCTCGAGGAGGGATGAATCCTGGGGCAACGTTGGGTGATGACCCACCAAAGGAGCCCGATGCAGCGACAGGGCCTGGCTAG